In Magnetospirillum sp. XM-1, a single window of DNA contains:
- a CDS encoding cobyric acid synthase — MNKTPALMLQGTGSDVGKSLLAAGLCRLFARGGLRALPFKPQNMSNNAAVTADGGEIGRAQALQARAAGVEPCSDMNPVLLKPQSDVGSQVVVQGKVVANATARDYHALKPTLLPRVLESYRRLAAKADVMVVEGAGSAAEVNLRAADIANMGFAEAADLPVVLVADIDRGGVIAAIVGTWAILPDAERARLQGYVINRFRGDPALFTPALDIIRDKTGLECLGVVPWFADAALLPAEDSASLGKGKAAGSGLKIAVPRLSRIANFDDFDPLAAEPGVSLDMVEPGRPLPLDADLIILPGSKSTIADLDFLRAQGWDIDVKAHARRGGRVLGICAGFQMLGKSVSDPLGVEGPAGGVAAGLGLLDVETVMEGAKVLRRASGLDSSGHAVEGYEMHMGRTTGPDTARPFLTLDGRPDGAVSADGRIMGCYLHGLFASDSFRAALLGSESGLEYEPMVDRVLDRLADHLETHLDLGRIRTLSGLQP, encoded by the coding sequence ATGAACAAGACACCCGCCCTCATGCTGCAAGGCACCGGTTCCGACGTGGGTAAATCGCTGCTGGCCGCCGGGCTGTGCCGCCTGTTCGCCCGCGGGGGTTTGCGCGCCCTGCCGTTCAAGCCGCAGAACATGTCCAACAATGCCGCCGTGACGGCGGACGGGGGCGAGATCGGCCGCGCCCAGGCGCTGCAGGCCAGGGCCGCCGGGGTGGAGCCGTGCTCGGACATGAACCCGGTGCTGTTGAAGCCGCAAAGCGACGTGGGCTCGCAGGTGGTGGTGCAGGGCAAAGTGGTGGCCAACGCCACGGCGCGCGACTACCACGCGCTGAAACCCACCCTGCTGCCCCGCGTGCTGGAAAGCTATCGGCGTCTGGCGGCCAAGGCCGATGTGATGGTGGTGGAAGGTGCTGGCAGCGCGGCGGAGGTCAATTTGCGCGCCGCCGACATCGCCAACATGGGCTTCGCCGAGGCCGCCGACCTGCCCGTCGTGCTGGTGGCCGACATCGACCGGGGGGGCGTGATCGCTGCAATCGTCGGCACCTGGGCCATCCTGCCGGATGCCGAACGGGCGCGGCTCCAGGGCTACGTCATCAACCGCTTTCGCGGCGATCCGGCCCTGTTCACCCCGGCGCTCGACATTATCCGGGACAAGACCGGGCTGGAGTGTCTGGGCGTCGTTCCCTGGTTCGCCGACGCCGCCCTGCTGCCGGCCGAGGATTCCGCCTCGCTGGGCAAGGGCAAGGCGGCGGGGAGCGGGCTGAAGATCGCCGTGCCGAGACTTTCGCGCATCGCCAATTTCGACGATTTCGATCCCCTGGCCGCCGAGCCGGGGGTGAGCCTCGACATGGTGGAGCCGGGCCGTCCGCTACCCCTCGATGCCGACCTGATCATCCTGCCGGGATCGAAATCCACCATCGCCGATCTGGATTTCCTGCGGGCCCAGGGCTGGGACATCGACGTCAAGGCCCATGCGCGACGGGGCGGTCGCGTGCTGGGCATCTGCGCCGGCTTCCAGATGCTGGGCAAGTCCGTGTCCGACCCCCTGGGCGTCGAAGGTCCGGCGGGCGGCGTGGCCGCCGGTCTCGGCCTGCTGGACGTGGAGACGGTGATGGAGGGAGCCAAGGTGCTGCGCCGCGCCTCCGGTCTCGATTCATCGGGCCATGCGGTCGAAGGCTACGAGATGCATATGGGCCGCACCACCGGCCCCGACACGGCGCGCCCCTTCCTCACCCTGGACGGCCGCCCCGACGGCGCGGTCTCGGCGGATGGGCGGATCATGGGCTGCTACCTGCACGGCCTGTTCGCCTCCGATTCCTTCCGCGCTGCCCTGCTGGGCTCTGAAAGCGGGCTAGAATACGAGCCCATGGTGGATCGGGTGCTCGACCGCCTCGCCGACCATCTGGAAACCCATCTGGATTTGGGGCGGATCAGGACGCTGTCAGGCCTGCAGCCATAG
- the cbiB gene encoding adenosylcobinamide-phosphate synthase CbiB encodes MFPLFTQSTHAPDGMMLLFMAIALDAALGEMGPLFRLLPHPVVLIGRVIGELDRRLNRPERSESDRRRRGILVALGLCLGALGVGAVISFLARTLPHAWLFEVFVAATLIAQRSLFDHVHDVAVALKDSGLEAGRYAVSRIVGRDPQSLDSHGVARAAIESLAENFADGVVAPVFWYALLGLPGLILYKTVNTADSMIGHLNDKYRDFGMASARLDDLLNLVPARIAGLLLVAAAPFVPKGHPGKALVTMLRDSGHHRSPNSGWPEAAAAGALDLALGGPRKYPGLVVDEKWIGSGRARAEIADIQRALHLYTVSCLIQAGLVIFLLWLQA; translated from the coding sequence ATGTTTCCGCTGTTCACCCAATCCACCCACGCCCCCGACGGCATGATGCTGCTGTTCATGGCCATCGCGCTGGACGCGGCGCTGGGCGAGATGGGGCCGCTATTCCGGCTGTTGCCCCACCCGGTGGTGCTGATCGGCCGGGTCATCGGCGAGCTTGACCGCCGCCTCAACCGGCCGGAACGGTCGGAGTCCGACCGTCGCCGCCGGGGAATCCTGGTGGCGCTGGGCCTGTGCCTGGGGGCGCTGGGCGTCGGCGCGGTGATCAGCTTCCTCGCCCGCACGCTGCCCCATGCCTGGCTGTTCGAGGTCTTCGTCGCCGCCACCCTGATCGCCCAGCGCTCGCTGTTCGACCATGTCCACGACGTGGCGGTGGCCTTGAAGGACAGCGGGCTGGAGGCCGGGCGCTACGCCGTGTCGCGCATCGTCGGCCGCGATCCGCAAAGCCTGGATTCCCACGGCGTGGCCCGCGCCGCCATCGAAAGCCTGGCGGAGAATTTCGCCGACGGCGTGGTGGCGCCGGTATTCTGGTACGCGCTGCTCGGCCTGCCCGGCCTGATCCTCTACAAGACCGTCAACACCGCCGATTCCATGATCGGCCACCTGAACGACAAGTACCGGGATTTCGGCATGGCCTCGGCCCGGCTGGACGACCTGTTGAACCTGGTTCCCGCCCGTATCGCCGGATTGCTCCTCGTCGCCGCCGCACCCTTCGTGCCGAAGGGACATCCCGGCAAGGCCCTGGTGACCATGCTGAGGGATTCGGGCCACCACCGCTCGCCCAATTCCGGCTGGCCCGAGGCCGCCGCCGCCGGCGCCCTGGATCTGGCGCTGGGCGGCCCACGCAAGTATCCCGGGCTGGTGGTGGACGAAAAGTGGATCGGGTCGGGACGGGCACGGGCCGAAATCGCCGACATCCAGCGGGCGCTGCACCTTTATACCGTGTCCTGCCTGATCCAGGCCGGTCTGGTGATCTTCCTGCTATGGCTGCAGGCCTGA
- a CDS encoding sirohydrochlorin chelatase, with product MSEKIGVMLCGHGSRDVDAIREFQALAGHLAQRLPQYEVDSGFLEFAKPIIRTGLDALKAKGVSRILAVPGMLFAAGHVKNDLPWEINSFAAENPGLSITFGRELAIDTKLLAAARARIEEAEAASATGVERKDTMLLVVGRGTNDPDANSNIAKVARMLWEGMGFGWAEIAFSGVAYPLVDEALARVTKLGYKRVVVFPYFLFTGILVKRIYEWTDQAAAAHPGVEFVKAPYLNDHPLVVDSFVERVGEILAGSPAMNCSLCKYREQVVGYETSVGAVQAGHHHHVRGIGTDADHHHDHGHHHDHGHDHGHHHDHGHGHAYRPHRHG from the coding sequence ATGAGCGAGAAGATCGGTGTGATGTTGTGTGGCCATGGCAGCCGCGACGTAGATGCCATCCGGGAATTCCAGGCGCTGGCCGGCCATCTGGCCCAAAGGCTGCCGCAATACGAGGTGGATTCCGGCTTCCTCGAATTCGCCAAGCCGATCATCCGCACCGGCCTCGACGCCCTGAAGGCCAAGGGCGTGTCGCGCATCCTGGCGGTGCCGGGCATGCTGTTCGCCGCCGGTCACGTCAAGAACGACCTGCCGTGGGAGATCAACTCCTTCGCCGCCGAGAATCCCGGCCTTTCCATCACCTTCGGGCGCGAACTGGCCATTGACACCAAGCTGCTGGCCGCGGCCAGGGCCCGCATCGAGGAGGCCGAGGCCGCCTCCGCCACGGGCGTCGAGCGCAAGGACACAATGCTGCTGGTGGTGGGGCGCGGCACCAACGACCCCGACGCCAATTCCAACATCGCCAAGGTGGCGCGCATGCTGTGGGAAGGCATGGGTTTCGGCTGGGCCGAGATCGCCTTTTCCGGCGTGGCCTATCCCCTGGTGGACGAGGCTTTGGCGCGGGTGACCAAGCTGGGCTACAAGCGGGTCGTCGTCTTCCCGTACTTCCTGTTCACCGGCATCCTGGTCAAGCGCATCTACGAATGGACCGATCAGGCGGCGGCCGCCCATCCCGGCGTGGAATTCGTCAAGGCCCCCTACCTCAACGACCATCCCCTGGTGGTGGACAGCTTCGTCGAGCGGGTGGGCGAGATCCTTGCCGGCTCGCCCGCCATGAACTGCTCGCTTTGCAAGTACCGCGAACAGGTGGTGGGCTACGAGACCTCGGTGGGCGCGGTGCAGGCCGGGCATCACCACCATGTGCGCGGCATCGGCACCGACGCCGATCATCACCATGACCATGGACACCACCATGACCACGGTCATGACCATGGACATCACCACGATCATGGTCACGGGCACGCCTACCGTCCCCACCGTCACGGCTGA
- a CDS encoding precorrin-8X methylmutase: protein MNAWISDPAAIYAQSFATIRAEADLGRMPADLADLAVRVVHACGMTDIAADLAWSDGAGLAGMQALKAGAPILVDAEMVAHGIIRRNLPAANAVVCTLNEVSQADSKAAGTTRSALGVEKWLPRLEGAVVAIGNAPTALFRLLELVEAGAPRPALILGFAVGFVGAVESKEALIASGLPHVALKGRRGGSAMAAAAVNALAGGLK, encoded by the coding sequence GTGAACGCCTGGATCAGCGACCCCGCCGCCATCTACGCCCAAAGCTTCGCCACCATCCGGGCCGAGGCCGATCTGGGGCGCATGCCCGCCGATCTCGCCGATCTGGCGGTGCGCGTGGTGCATGCCTGCGGCATGACCGACATCGCCGCCGATCTGGCGTGGAGCGATGGCGCGGGGCTGGCGGGAATGCAAGCCCTGAAGGCGGGCGCTCCCATCCTGGTGGACGCCGAGATGGTGGCCCACGGCATCATCCGCCGCAATCTGCCCGCCGCCAATGCGGTGGTCTGCACCCTGAACGAGGTGAGTCAGGCCGATTCCAAGGCGGCCGGGACCACCCGCTCGGCCTTGGGCGTCGAGAAGTGGCTGCCCCGCCTGGAGGGGGCGGTGGTCGCCATCGGCAACGCGCCCACCGCCCTGTTCCGCCTGCTGGAACTGGTCGAGGCGGGCGCGCCCCGTCCGGCCCTGATCCTGGGTTTCGCCGTCGGCTTTGTCGGCGCGGTGGAAAGCAAGGAGGCGCTGATCGCGTCGGGTCTGCCCCATGTGGCGCTGAAGGGCCGCCGCGGCGGCAGCGCCATGGCGGCGGCCGCGGTCAACGCCCTGGCGGGGGGCTTGAAATGA
- a CDS encoding bifunctional cobalt-precorrin-7 (C(5))-methyltransferase/cobalt-precorrin-6B (C(15))-methyltransferase, with protein sequence MITVVGIGEDGLDGLSPAARTVIDNAEVLVGGSRHLGMVPANGAKRLEWASPFADSRALLEPHADKRLVVLASGEPLWFGAAATLTGWFGADSISVIPHPGAFSLAAARLGWAMQDCLFLTIHGRPIESLVLHLAPGRRLLILAEDRASPAKVAALLAANGYGPSRVVVLENLGGPNERVTDAQGCASDLCVVAVECVAERGVRLLSAAPGLPDEAFEHDGQLTKRDIRAATLAALAPVPGQVLWDVGAGSGSIAIEWMRAGGRAIAMESKPDRLERIARNAARLGVPGLEIIAGRAPDALPLDRDPPDAVFVGGGVSEAGLLDICWSALGRGGRLVANAVTMEGEEALVALYGLHGGEMTRLSVSHLDRVGGFHAWHPAKPVTRYVGWKK encoded by the coding sequence ATGATCACCGTGGTCGGCATCGGCGAGGACGGTCTGGACGGACTCTCGCCCGCCGCCCGCACCGTGATCGACAATGCCGAGGTGCTGGTGGGCGGTTCGCGGCATCTGGGCATGGTTCCCGCCAATGGGGCGAAGCGGCTGGAATGGGCTTCGCCCTTCGCCGACAGCCGCGCCTTGCTGGAGCCGCACGCCGACAAGCGTCTGGTGGTGCTGGCCAGTGGCGAGCCCCTGTGGTTCGGCGCGGCGGCCACCCTGACCGGCTGGTTCGGGGCCGATTCCATCTCCGTCATTCCCCATCCCGGCGCCTTCTCCTTGGCGGCGGCGCGGCTGGGCTGGGCCATGCAGGATTGCCTGTTCCTCACCATTCACGGCCGCCCCATCGAATCCCTGGTGCTCCATCTTGCGCCGGGACGCCGGCTGCTGATCCTGGCCGAGGACCGCGCCAGCCCGGCTAAGGTGGCGGCGCTGCTGGCCGCCAACGGCTACGGTCCCAGTCGGGTGGTGGTGCTGGAGAATCTGGGTGGGCCCAACGAGCGGGTCACCGACGCGCAGGGCTGCGCCTCGGACCTTTGCGTGGTGGCGGTGGAATGCGTGGCCGAACGCGGGGTCCGGCTGCTGTCCGCCGCCCCTGGCCTGCCCGACGAGGCGTTCGAGCATGACGGCCAGCTGACCAAGCGCGACATCCGCGCCGCGACGCTGGCCGCCCTGGCGCCGGTGCCGGGACAGGTGCTGTGGGACGTGGGGGCGGGCAGCGGCTCCATCGCCATCGAGTGGATGCGGGCCGGCGGGCGGGCCATCGCCATGGAAAGCAAGCCCGACCGTCTGGAGCGCATCGCCCGCAACGCGGCGCGGCTCGGCGTGCCGGGCCTCGAGATCATCGCCGGGCGCGCGCCCGACGCCCTGCCGCTGGACCGTGATCCGCCCGACGCGGTCTTCGTCGGCGGCGGCGTGTCCGAGGCTGGCCTCCTGGATATCTGCTGGTCGGCCCTGGGGCGCGGCGGGCGGCTGGTGGCCAACGCGGTGACCATGGAGGGCGAGGAAGCCCTGGTGGCGCTTTACGGCCTGCACGGCGGCGAGATGACCCGGCTTTCCGTGTCCCATCTTGATCGGGTGGGCGGCTTTCACGCCTGGCATCCGGCCAAGCCGGTCACCCGCTATGTGGGGTGGAAGAAATGA
- the cobI gene encoding precorrin-2 C(20)-methyltransferase: protein MTGTLFGIGIGPGDAELLTLKAVRLIREAPVLAWPAPLDGEGLARSIAAAHILPGKIEIAIRMGFTVDRAGTEAAYDRAAAEIAAHLDAGRDVAVLCEGDPFFFGSFIYLFARLSARFAVEVVPGVSSIMAASADLQAPLCAWDDGVAIIPATRSEAEIEAALAASDAAVIMKIGRHLPKVRAVLERLGLWDGARIIERVGLPGRKVHDAASVTELPYFSLILVHRRGKAWL, encoded by the coding sequence ATGACCGGGACCTTGTTCGGCATCGGCATCGGCCCCGGCGACGCGGAGCTTCTGACCTTGAAGGCGGTGCGCCTGATCCGTGAAGCCCCGGTGCTGGCCTGGCCGGCGCCGCTGGACGGCGAGGGGCTGGCGCGCAGTATCGCGGCCGCCCACATTCTGCCGGGCAAGATCGAGATCGCCATCCGCATGGGCTTCACCGTCGACCGGGCGGGGACCGAGGCCGCCTACGACCGGGCGGCGGCGGAGATCGCCGCTCATCTGGACGCGGGACGCGACGTCGCCGTCCTGTGCGAGGGCGACCCGTTCTTCTTCGGCTCGTTCATCTATCTGTTCGCCCGCCTGTCTGCCCGCTTCGCCGTCGAGGTGGTGCCGGGCGTCTCCTCCATCATGGCGGCCAGCGCCGATCTTCAGGCGCCGCTGTGCGCCTGGGACGACGGGGTGGCCATCATCCCCGCCACCCGCTCCGAGGCCGAGATCGAGGCGGCGCTGGCGGCTTCGGACGCCGCCGTGATCATGAAGATCGGCCGCCATCTGCCCAAGGTCCGGGCCGTGCTTGAACGCCTGGGCCTGTGGGACGGCGCCCGCATCATCGAGCGCGTCGGCCTGCCGGGCCGCAAGGTCCACGACGCGGCCAGCGTGACCGAGCTTCCCTATTTCTCCCTGATCCTGGTTCACCGCAGAGGAAAAGCATGGCTTTGA
- the cobJ gene encoding precorrin-3B C(17)-methyltransferase: MALNIALVVVTPAGLETARALMALLPGASIHGLVGRVEGEVGFQDTSAHLRALFAARTPIVGICAAGILIRALGPVLGDKLAEPPVLAVGVDGSSVVPLLGGHHGANALARRIAEGLGVRPALTTAGELALGVALDDPPPGWKVGNPAAVKSVTAALLAEEGVALEVESGDAQWLDGVGFAEDAEYAIRITDRSVEADDHELVLHPPTLALGVGCERNAPASELIRLVRDVLAQEALSPKSIACVASIDLKADEAAVHELAADLGVPARFLTAAELEAEASRLANPSEVVFAETGCHGVSEGAALAMAGGDGILIVPKVKGARTTMALARAPRAIAAESKGRARGKLFVVGIGPGTPQWRSPEASAAIEASSDLVGYGLYLDLLGHAAQGKERHESALGAEEARAARALDLAAEGRTVSLVCSGDPGIYALATLVFELLDRRKRADWNRVDVVVVPGISALQAAAARAGAPVNHDFCTISLSDLLTPWESIETRLKAAAQADFVVCFYNPVSQRRRDQLPRARDILLSGRGPDTPVILARQLGRPGETVEVIRLGDLDADKVDMLTMVVVGSSETRTFAAGQNTWTYTPRGYGKKMV, translated from the coding sequence ATGGCTTTGAACATTGCCCTGGTGGTGGTGACCCCCGCCGGACTGGAAACCGCGCGTGCGCTCATGGCCCTGCTGCCCGGCGCCTCCATCCACGGTCTCGTCGGCCGGGTGGAGGGCGAGGTGGGCTTTCAGGACACCTCCGCCCATCTGCGCGCCCTGTTCGCCGCCCGCACCCCCATCGTCGGCATCTGCGCCGCCGGCATCCTGATCCGCGCCCTGGGGCCGGTGCTGGGCGACAAGCTGGCCGAGCCGCCGGTCCTGGCGGTGGGTGTGGACGGCTCCTCGGTAGTGCCGCTGCTGGGCGGCCATCACGGGGCCAACGCCCTGGCGCGGCGGATCGCCGAAGGCCTGGGCGTCCGCCCGGCGCTCACCACCGCCGGCGAACTGGCGCTGGGCGTGGCGCTGGACGACCCGCCGCCGGGCTGGAAGGTCGGCAATCCGGCCGCCGTGAAGTCGGTCACCGCCGCCCTGCTGGCCGAGGAGGGCGTGGCGCTGGAGGTGGAATCCGGCGATGCCCAATGGCTGGACGGCGTGGGCTTCGCCGAGGACGCCGAATACGCCATCCGCATTACCGACCGGTCGGTCGAGGCCGACGATCACGAACTGGTGCTGCATCCCCCCACCCTGGCCCTGGGGGTGGGTTGCGAGCGCAATGCGCCGGCCTCCGAACTGATCCGCCTGGTCCGGGACGTGCTGGCCCAGGAAGCCCTGTCGCCCAAATCCATCGCCTGCGTCGCCAGCATCGATCTCAAGGCCGACGAGGCGGCGGTGCATGAACTGGCCGCCGACCTCGGCGTGCCCGCCCGCTTCCTGACCGCCGCCGAGCTGGAGGCGGAGGCGTCTCGCCTCGCCAATCCGTCCGAGGTGGTATTCGCCGAGACCGGCTGCCACGGCGTGTCGGAAGGCGCCGCCCTGGCCATGGCCGGTGGCGACGGAATCCTGATCGTTCCCAAGGTCAAGGGGGCGCGCACCACCATGGCCCTGGCCCGCGCGCCGCGCGCCATCGCGGCGGAATCCAAGGGGCGGGCGCGGGGCAAGCTGTTCGTGGTCGGCATCGGCCCCGGCACGCCCCAATGGCGTTCGCCCGAGGCGTCGGCGGCCATCGAGGCCAGCAGCGATCTGGTGGGCTATGGCCTCTATCTCGACCTGCTGGGCCACGCGGCCCAGGGCAAGGAGCGGCACGAGAGCGCGCTGGGTGCCGAGGAGGCCCGCGCCGCCAGGGCGCTGGACCTCGCCGCCGAGGGTCGTACCGTCAGCCTGGTGTGTTCCGGCGATCCCGGCATCTACGCCCTGGCCACCCTGGTGTTCGAACTGCTCGACCGCAGGAAGCGTGCCGACTGGAACCGGGTGGACGTGGTGGTGGTGCCGGGCATCTCGGCGCTGCAGGCCGCCGCCGCCCGCGCCGGCGCGCCGGTCAACCACGATTTCTGCACCATCTCGCTGTCCGACCTGCTGACCCCGTGGGAGAGCATCGAGACGCGGCTGAAGGCCGCAGCCCAGGCCGATTTCGTGGTGTGCTTCTACAACCCCGTCTCCCAGCGCCGCCGCGACCAGCTGCCGCGCGCCCGCGACATCCTGCTCTCGGGCCGCGGTCCCGACACGCCGGTGATCCTGGCCCGCCAGCTGGGCCGC